From a region of the Primulina eburnea isolate SZY01 chromosome 7, ASM2296580v1, whole genome shotgun sequence genome:
- the LOC140835680 gene encoding uncharacterized protein — protein MKIQQIFTSVAYPQSKGQVEVTNRTLVQCLKVRISNTKGNWVNELPSVLWTYRTTPREGTKETPFSLIYGNEALLLAEIGSKSARFMVYDEDNGMRRVIELDLLIEKREAASIHMEAFKNRIA, from the coding sequence ATGAAGATCCAACAAATCTTTACCTCTGTAGCTTACCCGCAAAGTAAAGGGCAGGTTGAGGTGACTAATCGAACACTAGTTCAATGTCTAAAAGTTCGAATTAGCAACACTAAGGGCAATTGGGTGAACGAACTACCAAGTGTCTTGTGGACGTATCGAACCACTCCAAGGGAAGGAACAAAAGAAACTCCTTTCAGTTTAATCTATGGTAATGAGGCGTTGCTCCTAGCTGAAATTGGATCGAAATCGGCAAGGTTTATGGTCTATGACGAAGATAATGGTATGAGACGGGTGATTGAACTTGATCTATTGATAGAGAAGAGAGAGGCAGCGAGCATTCACATGGAAGCTTTTAAAAATCGTATAGCTTAA
- the LOC140837200 gene encoding ACT domain-containing protein ACR4-like isoform X2, with the protein MDDEYEKFIRRMNPPRVVIDNESSKNVTVIQVDSANKHGILLEVVQVLTDLNLVITKAYICSDGGWFMDVFNVTDHDGNKVTDEGILNYIHKSLGPDSCFASSMRRSVGVTTNMDHTSIELIGSDRPGLLSEVSAVLTHLKCNVVNAEVWTHNTRAAAVMQVTDEENGGSITDPERLTMIKHLLCNVLKGSNKSREAKTVVTHGATHTERRLHQMMFADRDYERMGEDSIDEKERPNVNVINWHDKDYSVVTIRCKDRPKLLFDIVCTLTDMQYVVFHGNVDAEQPEAYQEYCIRHIDGSPVKSEAERERVVQCLEAAIERRVSEGLKLELCTTDRVGLLSDVTRIFRENSLSVTRAEVATRAGKAVNTFYVRCASGHPVDPKIIDSIRQTIGRTILRVKDSPQEMNQESPTRFLFGGLFKSRSFCNFGLVRSYS; encoded by the exons ATGGATGATGAATATGAGAAGTTTATCAGGAGAATGAACCCTCCAAG AGTTGTAATTGATAATGAATCTTCCAAGAATGTTACTGTTATTCAG GTGGACAGTGCTAACAAACATGGAATTCTTCTTGAAGTTGTACAAGTACTTACAGATCTTAATCTTGTCATTACCAAAGCTTATATTTGTTCCGATGGAGGCTGGTTCATGGATG TTTTCAACGTCACTGACCACGATGGAAACAAGGTAACCGATGAAGGGATTCTTAATTACATTCATAAG TCGCTTGGTCCAGATTCTTGCTTCGCATCTTCTATGAGAAGATCCGTTGGGGTGACCACGAATATGGACCACACATCTATTGAGTTAATCGGAAGTGATAGGCCAGGGTTACTGTCTGAGGTTAGTGCGGTACTTACCCACCTCAAATGCAATGTTGTGAACGCTGAGGTCTGGACTCATAATACCAGAGCCGCAGCCGTAATGCAAGTAACTGATGAAGAAAATGGAGGTTCGATAACTGACCCCGAAAGGCTAACAATGATAAAGCACCTTTTATGCAACGTGCTCAAGGGTAGCAATAAATCGAGGGAAGCCAAGACGGTGGTCACTCATGGGGCAACTCACACTGAGAGAAGGCTTCACCAGATGATGTTTGCTGACCGAGATTACGAACGGATGGGTGAGGATTCAATTGATGAGAAAGAAAGGCCAAATGTGAATGTCATAAATTGGCATGATAAAGATTACTCGGTGGTCACCATTCGGTGCAAGGATAGGCCGAAACTTCTCTTTGATATAGTGTGCACTTTGACTGACATGCAATATGTGGTATTTCATGGAAATGTTGATGCGGAACAACCAGAAGCATATCAG GAATACTGTATAAGGCATATCGATGGATCCCCTGTAAAATCGGAGGCAGAGAGGGAAAGGGTTGTTCAATGTCTGGAAGCAGCAATAGAGAGGAGAGTATCTGAA GGCTTGAAGTTAGAACTATGCACGACTGATAGAGTTGGGCTCCTATCTGATGTGACTCGAATCTTCCGCGAAAACAGCCTATCCGTAACCCGAGCCGAAGTGGCAACAAGAGCAGGCAAAGCTGTGAATACGTTCTACGTCCGTTGTGCATCAGGACATCCTGTTGATCCCAAGATAATAGATTCCATTAGGCAAACGATAGGACGAACTATACTCCGAGTGAAAGATTCCCCTCAAGAGATGAATCAAGAATCTCCAACAAGGTTCCTCTTTGGTGGCCTTTTCAAGTCCAGATCATTCTGTAACTTCGGCTTGGTTAGATCCTACTCGTGA
- the LOC140837199 gene encoding uncharacterized protein, producing the protein MRGAFTGHSHSRPCFGRKTLRRCRNSEEADDVILIDVDSDHFDNVIIIDVPDSLPKKGQGSNILRKDKNGPLQTIIYIDDDDDGPDKINSFAGASSSRSFKPPAEGFEVVDAEENPFIQDNVTPVRLSKCKRTYSGKASAGKGYGLNLDSENKSSANDHPDCELMEDISGKVQEQWEKAFYRRKKGIINDQLGIRSQNGASRIMNDSSHQTVGRKGENDKHTKAPYHFRTGNFSNEDEGTSPPSEEEDAFYTYVSVDGSSYRGQHSPSIHTEPEDHQYFEPGSSSCHNGKRFRKSSSYSSHNEQETKEVEKAKSCFDGNSNNGKASSVKDDVAISKCQNSVEVEADPLNLCPTHEFSQVAATGCVNEMEHLESCDPHESESVEKTYNLTSVISSFMSCTLPDKQRNYSFTPASDAVESVSAESSWFQNSSMGSRDGIKKGCRGENRRAVDVISLSGNIHVHINEAKVGLDEFVLNCGEEDKDDDFHPENGHTVDSVESCMLGEREKFKETDEYKRALEEEWASRQQALKIQAEEAQHLRHLQKRSKDENGHNMDSVESCMIGEREKFKETDEYKRAMEEEWASRQQALKIQAEEAQHLRRLLKRRKAESMRLMDMERRQKERIEEMRITQKKDEENMNLKEVIRAKVRKELSKLEMACQDMASLLHSFGIQMEGWPNPSPQEVQTAYKKALLALHPDRALRSDIHQQVEAEEKFKLMNRFKEKFSSVL; encoded by the exons ATGAGAGGAGCATTTACCGGCCATTCACATTCTAGACCCTGTTTTGGGAGGAAAACATTGAGAAGGTGCAGGAATAGTGAGGAAGCTGATGATGTTATTCTGATTGATGTTGACTCTGATCACTTCGACAATGTCATTATCATCGACGTTCCTGATTCTTTGCCGAAGAAAGGGCAAGGTTCAAATATACTCAGGAAAGACAAAAACGGGCCATTGCAGACTATAATATAcatagatgatgatgatgatggccCAGACAAAATTAATTCTTTTGCTGGTGCCTCTTCTAGCAGGAGTTTTAAACCTCCTGCGGAAGGCTTTGAAGTCGTGGATGCCGAGGAAAACCCATTTATTCAAGATAATGTAACTCCAGTTAGGTTATCAAAATGTAAGCGTACCTATTCAGGGAAAGCTTCTGCTGGAAAAGGATATGGTTTGAATCTGGACTCGGAAAACAAGTCATCTGCTAACGATCACCCTGATTGCGAGTTAATGGAAGATATTTCTGGAAAGGTTCAAGAACAGTGGGAAAAGGCATTCTATAGGAGAAAAAAAGGTATTATTAATGATCAATTGGGCATTAGAAGTCAGAATGGAGCTTCAAGGATTATGAATGATAGTAGCCATCAAACTGTTGGAAGAAAAGGTGAGAATGATAAACATACGAAGGCTCCATATCATTTCCGTACAGGAAATTTCAGTAATGAAGACGAAGGCACTTCTCCTCCTAGTGAAGAAGAGGATGCATTTTACACCTACGTATCAGTAGATGGTTCAAGTTATAGAGGCCAACATTCTCCTTCCATTCATACTGAGCCGGAAGATCACCAATATTTTGAACCAGGAAGTTCCAGCTGTCACAACGGGAAAAGATTCAGAAAATCATCATCTTATTCTTCTCATAATGAACAGGAAACTAAGGAAGTGGAAAAAGCTAAGTCGTGTTTTGATGGGAACTCTAACAATGGCAAAGCTAGTTCAGTTAAAGATGACGTTGCCATCAGCAAATGTCAAAATTCCGTTGAAGTTGAAGCTGACCCTCTCAATCTTTGCCCAACCCATGAGTTCTCCCAGGTTGCTGCTACTGGATGTGTTAATGAAATGGAGCATTTGGAATCATGTGATCCACATGAATCTGAAAGTGTTGAGAAGACATATAATTTAACATCTGTAATATCTTCGTTTATGAGTTGTACATTACCAGATAAACAAAGAAATTACAGTTTCACTCCTGCTAGTGATGCAGTTGAATCTGTCTCTGCAGAGTCATCCTGGTTCCAAAATTCCTCAATGGGATCAAGAGATGGCATCAAGAAAGGGTGTCGTGGGGAAAATAGGCGGGCAGTTGATGTTATATCGTTATCTGGAAACATACATGTACAtattaatgaagcaaaagttGGATTAGATGAATTTGTTTTAAATTGTGGAGAGGAGGATAAAGATGATGATTTTCATCCTGAAAATGGACACACAGTGGATTCTGTGGAGAGTTGTATGCTTGGCGAACGTGAAAAGTTTAAGGAAACTGATGAATACAAAAGAGCTTTGGAGGAAGAATGGGCTTCCCGGCAACAAGCACTAAAAATCCAG GCTGAAGAAGCTCAACATTTGCGCCACTTGCAGAAGAGAAGCAAAGATGAAAATGGACACAATATGGATTCTGTGGAGAGTTGTATGATTGGCGAACGAGAAAAGTTTAAAGAAACTGATGAATACAAAAGAGCTATGGAGGAAGAGTGGGCTTCCCGGCAACAAGCACTAAAAATCCAG GCTGAAGAAGCTCAACACTTGCGCCGGTTGCTGAAGAGAAGAAAAGCTGAAAGTATGCGTTTGATGGACATGGAAAGAAGACAAAAGGAACGTATAGAGGAAATGCGAATTACTCAAAAGAAG GATGAGGAAAATATGAACTTGAAAGAGGTAATTCGCGCTAAAGTTAGAAAGGAGCTCAGTAAATTGGAAATGGCATGCCAAGATATGGCTTCTCTTTTGCATTCCTTTGGAATCCAAATGGAGGGTTGGCCTAATCCATCGCCACAAGAG GTACAAACGGCATACAAAAAAGCTCTGCTTGCCCTTCATCCAGATCGAGCCTTACGATCTGACATCCATCAGCAAGTCGAAGCTGAGGAGAAATTCAAGCTTATGAATCGTTTCAAGGAGAAATTTTCATCTGTTCTATGA
- the LOC140837200 gene encoding ACT domain-containing protein ACR4-like isoform X1, producing the protein MEATVSYSESMDDEYEKFIRRMNPPRVVIDNESSKNVTVIQVDSANKHGILLEVVQVLTDLNLVITKAYICSDGGWFMDVFNVTDHDGNKVTDEGILNYIHKSLGPDSCFASSMRRSVGVTTNMDHTSIELIGSDRPGLLSEVSAVLTHLKCNVVNAEVWTHNTRAAAVMQVTDEENGGSITDPERLTMIKHLLCNVLKGSNKSREAKTVVTHGATHTERRLHQMMFADRDYERMGEDSIDEKERPNVNVINWHDKDYSVVTIRCKDRPKLLFDIVCTLTDMQYVVFHGNVDAEQPEAYQEYCIRHIDGSPVKSEAERERVVQCLEAAIERRVSEGLKLELCTTDRVGLLSDVTRIFRENSLSVTRAEVATRAGKAVNTFYVRCASGHPVDPKIIDSIRQTIGRTILRVKDSPQEMNQESPTRFLFGGLFKSRSFCNFGLVRSYS; encoded by the exons ATGG AGGCCACAGTGAGTTATTCAGAGAGCATGGATGATGAATATGAGAAGTTTATCAGGAGAATGAACCCTCCAAG AGTTGTAATTGATAATGAATCTTCCAAGAATGTTACTGTTATTCAG GTGGACAGTGCTAACAAACATGGAATTCTTCTTGAAGTTGTACAAGTACTTACAGATCTTAATCTTGTCATTACCAAAGCTTATATTTGTTCCGATGGAGGCTGGTTCATGGATG TTTTCAACGTCACTGACCACGATGGAAACAAGGTAACCGATGAAGGGATTCTTAATTACATTCATAAG TCGCTTGGTCCAGATTCTTGCTTCGCATCTTCTATGAGAAGATCCGTTGGGGTGACCACGAATATGGACCACACATCTATTGAGTTAATCGGAAGTGATAGGCCAGGGTTACTGTCTGAGGTTAGTGCGGTACTTACCCACCTCAAATGCAATGTTGTGAACGCTGAGGTCTGGACTCATAATACCAGAGCCGCAGCCGTAATGCAAGTAACTGATGAAGAAAATGGAGGTTCGATAACTGACCCCGAAAGGCTAACAATGATAAAGCACCTTTTATGCAACGTGCTCAAGGGTAGCAATAAATCGAGGGAAGCCAAGACGGTGGTCACTCATGGGGCAACTCACACTGAGAGAAGGCTTCACCAGATGATGTTTGCTGACCGAGATTACGAACGGATGGGTGAGGATTCAATTGATGAGAAAGAAAGGCCAAATGTGAATGTCATAAATTGGCATGATAAAGATTACTCGGTGGTCACCATTCGGTGCAAGGATAGGCCGAAACTTCTCTTTGATATAGTGTGCACTTTGACTGACATGCAATATGTGGTATTTCATGGAAATGTTGATGCGGAACAACCAGAAGCATATCAG GAATACTGTATAAGGCATATCGATGGATCCCCTGTAAAATCGGAGGCAGAGAGGGAAAGGGTTGTTCAATGTCTGGAAGCAGCAATAGAGAGGAGAGTATCTGAA GGCTTGAAGTTAGAACTATGCACGACTGATAGAGTTGGGCTCCTATCTGATGTGACTCGAATCTTCCGCGAAAACAGCCTATCCGTAACCCGAGCCGAAGTGGCAACAAGAGCAGGCAAAGCTGTGAATACGTTCTACGTCCGTTGTGCATCAGGACATCCTGTTGATCCCAAGATAATAGATTCCATTAGGCAAACGATAGGACGAACTATACTCCGAGTGAAAGATTCCCCTCAAGAGATGAATCAAGAATCTCCAACAAGGTTCCTCTTTGGTGGCCTTTTCAAGTCCAGATCATTCTGTAACTTCGGCTTGGTTAGATCCTACTCGTGA